The Toxorhynchites rutilus septentrionalis strain SRP chromosome 1, ASM2978413v1, whole genome shotgun sequence genome contains the following window.
tgagtttttgggtgaaacaccatcaataactttgagtaggattaagatattgataagttctgcatcgcaaaatgttggtctcgATAAGTTCTAAACGTCgtgcgaagacagttttgatgtagaatttgaaatataaaagttagagaaaaaaaaccccTTTTTAAGGTCAGACTAATGCAAAAAAGCGCTCGATTCGAttttattaaaagatagaaaaaagctttgttctacaaagttgtttgaaaTAATTGGGGccacaaaaattgtcaaactgtgtttatctctatctataaagataagaaagtttgattttttatttcatcgacaattttggtcaccctatttttgataacataaaaataagcgctctattgacgaatttacgttaggtTTATAAACAGATGGAGCAGCGAGTAAATTGAtgatgtttcgttttttttatatgaaattcgtttaaatttgttagaaaaatccgaattttccttcaaatttcccggatcCCTTGTTATACGTATTgtaactttgatttttttcaactaagtaaacgatgagtagcttgttttgcgctaaaaatactgcaaatccttctcgtatcggcctctacgtaatcaatgatatcaaccaatttgatattatatcgatttcatcgcaactatccatagtatcaataaccggtatgcattatcaaacttaaaatttatctatgactttgatcaaatcgcgtgttgaaaccatcgtaaatatacaaaactccaactttcttaccatataatTATGCGACGGTCCAAGCCACGAGATCACAAACTTAGGCAACAAGTAACAATCAACCGTCATCGATAACCAGCCATCATCAAAGCCGGTACTGTACCATCACGAGAGGAACGGCACAAAGCAGAAgggatttgtttacttttcaagATAGACCAACGCAAAGCGATAACGTTACATAAGTAGAATTAGTAAGGATAAACAAGGATGAGAAAGAGAATGATGATTATGAAAACTCCGATCGCCTATCGGTCGAGCCTCAGTCTTGTTTCATTAGCTGTTAAGTGAAgaaggaaataaagttcaggGTTTCAACCCATAATTGGCGCTGTAGCAGTCGGTCACAGTTCGGTAGTGACAGTGTTAAAAACAGTGGAACAGTGAAGAAATAAGAAATCATCACTAAGTGGTACCCGCAGCAGCATCCGCAACTGAAGGTTTAAATCCGTTGTTGGATTTGAGGACCCCCCGGCACGACAACTTACCACACTAGAACCAAGGGCCCCACGTAAGTGAATTATTCGTTCTTACTATATTTAGTTAGTGTCAtttttttaatcacttttgCCTCCCGCTCAACGAGCCAGAACCAGAAGCGAATAATCAATTTTTGCACATTCCCCCTCTTGAGAACGACGCGCTCCAAGTAGACGTCAATTCTCACCTCTCCACAAACGAAACGATTCGAACAGCAGGTGCGCTTTAGGTCTCGTTTGCATAAGGCTAAACGCCGCAACGACAGCCAAGTACCTTTGACCATTCGATTTCATGCCTAAAGCGGTCAGTAGCCCAGCGCTTAAAAAGGCACGGAAGCTATTGAACATTGCTTTCAAAAATACCGATATATCAGAGACAGAGGAAAGTTCCGATTCGGATTCATCTGGAGATTTTTCGCACGTCCCATTAAGGGATACTAaacaaattacccaattatcaaattTGTCCATTAACCGATTCGAAGGAATGGAGGAAATTGCCGCACAACTTCGTGCGATTAACGAAAAAATGTCACTCTTTAACGAGCGACAGCAACAGCAGGAAAATGCTTTACAGTCGCTGAGTCAACAAGTCGAACAGACTCAAATTCCGGAACAAACACGAACACCAGAAGTGCTAATTCAAATTCAACATCAAATACAAGATTGTagagttgaggatttttttcGCATACCGGATCCAATAAAATCTCTCCCATCATTCGATGGAAGTCGTAAACAATTGACGGCGTGGTTAACCACTGCCGAGGAGACTTTAGATTTATTTAAAGGAAGAATAAGCGATCAACTTTTCAGGATGTATGTTACAGCTGTAacaaacaaaattgaaggaagaGCCAAAGACATTCTCTGTTTAGCAGGGAATCCCAAAGATTTTGAATCTATTAAGGATATTCTTACGAATGCCTTAGGCGATCGTCAAGAACTATCCACATATAAGTGCCAATTGTGGCAACATAAAATGACGGATGGCATGAGCATCCATAAATATTATCAACGAAGTAAGGAGTTGATACAGAACATTAAAACCCTTGCCAAACAAAAAgaagtttttaaaaataattggagTGCTATTAATCTCTTCATCGACGAGGATGGCCTCGCTGCATTTATTTCAGGATTTCAGGGCACGTACTTTGGCCATGTTCAAGCGGCCCGACCCAAAGACATAGAGGACGCGTATGCATTCTtatgcaaatttaaaaaaaaaaataaagaaatagttGCAAACAGTATCAGTGAAAAAACACATCACAAAGCATTAAATAAATTTGAAGGTCCTTTTAAAGGAAGACAGCCAAATATTCAAAAGCCCACATTTACACcaaaaaacgaagttgaaatgTCAAAACCATTTCATACACAAAATAACTACGTTACACCAATGGATGTTGACCCATCTCTGAGAAGTACACTTactctaaacaaaaagttgaTTAATAACACAGAATTGGATTCGAGAAATAACGATTCATCCGACGAAGAAGAGACTGTGGAAGGAAACTTAAATTTTCACGGGACTCTTCCGGAAACAGACGTAAACATAGCAAAAGATCAAAATTTCCTACCCTATCTTTTGATCGAAGATATTTCCAGCAACAGGAAAATACGCCTGCTTATTGACACAGGCACAAACAAGAA
Protein-coding sequences here:
- the LOC129763032 gene encoding uncharacterized protein LOC129763032, which gives rise to MPKAVSSPALKKARKLLNIAFKNTDISETEESSDSDSSGDFSHVPLRDTKQITQLSNLSINRFEGMEEIAAQLRAINEKMSLFNERQQQQENALQSLSQQVEQTQIPEQTRTPEVLIQIQHQIQDCRVEDFFRIPDPIKSLPSFDGSRKQLTAWLTTAEETLDLFKGRISDQLFRMYVTAVTNKIEGRAKDILCLAGNPKDFESIKDILTNALGDRQELSTYKCQLWQHKMTDGMSIHKYYQRSKELIQNIKTLAKQKEVFKNNWSAINLFIDEDGLAAFISGFQGTYFGHVQAARPKDIEDAYAFLCKFKKKNKEIVANSISEKTHHKALNKFEGPFKGRQPNIQKPTFTPKNEVEMSKPFHTQNNYVTPMDVDPSLRSTLTLNKKLINNTELDSRNNDSSDEEETVEGNLNFHGTLPETDVNIAKDQNFLPYLLIEDISSNRKIRLLIDTGTNKNIIRDGIIPTVENTCTTKIKNIFGTHTINKKCKLELLGPNIPALTYFVLTFHEFFDGIIGSEFMSKTNTFIDYKTGTICINGIETRFKKYFPSNKYYYHTVTVETDRDGDWFVPTYKIFSQNTLIQPGLYSSRNNKTTIKVFSKNKEILVMPKLKLTVNNFETLCPIPNNSEEMPNKEVIGELIRTQHLSDYEKTRLKLDTIIDNHQVLLKNDEKLTSTTAIKHKILTKDEDPVYTKTYRYPHHYKEDVESQIREMLESGIITPSTSPYSSPIWVVPKKMDVSGKRKIRVVIDYRKLNDKTINDKFPMPEIEDILDNLGKSQYF